In a genomic window of Choristoneura fumiferana chromosome 19, NRCan_CFum_1, whole genome shotgun sequence:
- the LOC141438744 gene encoding uncharacterized protein gives MKTLLTILIVSAVGTLGVRHADIDINRVKLLPNLVPDHSSYKQIRRPSLEKNERLIIRSNDYDDHSSWYQHPRAPIPVVHDTPTAAGSEAPLQVYQPREDPRLFYQSDAYLKENGAKNVKNEVSYIYPGRDVIRAGEDKAEQYSRLRSKEIDSQNSSAGDSGICIKCPHDRTLVAKASFGRVVLQKPTLLACSGRRAPRSTKFVQMYGPKFGALLEQGSHMVIGQIMDRNKKLQLCKMQVHVIVQGCATPKYLVAHCWEHNTQCNFTCRNSQLELSGPPTQTCGDDLKWKGDLPVCKARTWCALPPPPEHGRVSCQGATAGDGTGLVEGSRCRVRCARGYRSLRATPVCRRGAWTQPLVCQPKRNLRKN, from the exons gaaCTCTTGGCGTCCGACACGCGGATATAGATATCAACAG AGTTAAACTTCTTCCGAACTTAGTTCCTGATCATTCGTCTTACAAACAAATTCGACGACCAAGTCTAGAAAAGAACGAACGATTAATAATCAGAAGCAATGATTATGACGATCATAGCAGCTGGTACCAACACCCGCGGGCGCCGATACCCGTTGTACACGACACCCCGACGGCCGCCGGTTCAGAGGCTCCTCTCCAAGTCTACCAGCCGCGTGAAGACCCACGTCTCTTCTATCAGTCTGATGCGTATCTTAAAGAAAATGGTGCGAAAAACGTAAAGAACGAAGTAAGTTATATATACCCTGGAAGAGACGTGATACGAGCTGGCGAGGACAAAGCGGAGCAATATTCTCGGCTTCGATCAAAGGAAATAGATAGTCAAAATAGTTCGGCTGGAG ACTCCGGTATATGTATAAAATGTCCGCATGATAGGACATTAGTGGCAAAAGCATCTTTTGGACGTGTTGTACTCCAAAAGCCTACTCTACTAGCATGTTCTGGCCGAAGAGCTCCCAGAAGCACTAAGTTCGTACAAATGTATGGACCGAAATTTGGTGCCTTACTGGAACAAGGTTCTCACATGGTCATCGGTCAGATTATGGATCGAAACAAA AAACTTCAGTTGTGTAAAATGCAGGTGCACGTCATTGTACAAGGTTGTGCGACCCCGAAATATTTAGTGGCACATTGTTGGGAACACAATACGCAATGCAATTTTACATGTCGAAACAGCCAGTTGGAGTTGAGTGGACCGCCAACGCAGACTTGTGGAGACGACTTGAAGTGGAAAGGAGATCTTCCAGTTTGCAAAG CGAGGACATGGTGCGCACTCCCACCGCCGCCGGAGCACGGGCGCGTGAGTTGCCAGGGCGCAACAGCTGGCGACGGCACCGGGCTCGTCGAAGGTTCCCGTTGCCGTGTCCGGTGCGCACGTGGCTACCGAAGCCTCCGTGCCACACCAGTATGCCGCCGCGGTGCGTGGACGCAGCCCCTAGTATGCCAGCCGAAACgaaatttacgaaaaaattag